A region from the Desulfomarina profundi genome encodes:
- the gatA gene encoding Asp-tRNA(Asn)/Glu-tRNA(Gln) amidotransferase subunit GatA, whose translation MDLYELTIHQALEKMEQGEISSVELTRNCLDRIEKIDSKLNAFVTVDREGALLQAAEADRKRSRGEGGLLCGIPLSIKDLLSTKDLRTTCGSKILEDFVPVFDATVIQKIKNEGGVILGKVAMDEFAMGSTSETCFSGVPHNPYKRGYVAGGSSGGSAASVAAMECLGSLGSDTGGSIRQPASLCGVVGIKPTYGRVSRFGLVAFASSLDQVGPIAGNIDDTARLLKCISGYDKNDSTSVKQPVPDFSGFIGKSIKGLKVGIPREYFGEGVDPEIAAIVENGINILREGGAEIRDVSLPHTEYCVAVYYIIAPSEASSNLARYDGALYGYRDNKSETLLEMYKNSRSAGFGDEVKRRILIGTYALSSGYYDAYYKKASQVRTLILEDYKNVFDECDVILSPVTPLPAWKMGENKDDPLSVYLSDIMTISANLAGIPGMSVPGGFTRKGLPVGIQLQANHFMEEKLFQTGSYLEREVDLNRPELAL comes from the coding sequence ATGGATTTATATGAGTTGACCATACATCAGGCTTTGGAAAAAATGGAGCAGGGCGAAATTTCTTCTGTTGAGTTGACCCGAAACTGTCTTGATCGAATCGAAAAAATTGACAGCAAACTGAACGCCTTTGTTACTGTTGACAGGGAAGGTGCCCTTCTCCAGGCGGCAGAGGCTGACAGAAAAAGGAGCCGTGGAGAAGGAGGACTCCTTTGTGGTATCCCTCTTTCAATAAAAGATCTTCTTTCAACAAAGGATTTGAGAACAACCTGCGGCTCAAAAATACTGGAAGATTTTGTTCCGGTATTTGATGCAACCGTTATTCAGAAAATAAAAAACGAGGGAGGGGTCATTCTCGGTAAAGTGGCCATGGATGAATTTGCCATGGGCTCCACTTCCGAAACCTGTTTTTCCGGGGTACCTCATAATCCTTATAAAAGAGGTTATGTGGCTGGTGGATCTTCAGGAGGATCTGCAGCTTCAGTTGCCGCCATGGAATGTCTGGGTTCCCTTGGCTCTGATACAGGAGGGTCCATACGACAACCAGCATCCCTTTGTGGTGTAGTTGGGATAAAACCGACCTATGGCAGGGTTTCCAGGTTTGGCCTGGTTGCTTTTGCCTCCTCACTCGACCAGGTTGGTCCCATTGCCGGGAATATTGATGACACAGCAAGGCTTTTGAAATGTATCAGTGGATACGATAAAAATGATTCAACATCCGTAAAACAACCTGTTCCCGATTTTTCCGGTTTTATCGGCAAGAGTATCAAAGGGTTGAAGGTGGGTATCCCCCGTGAATATTTTGGAGAGGGCGTCGATCCCGAAATTGCCGCAATAGTGGAAAATGGTATAAATATCCTGAGGGAGGGAGGGGCGGAAATAAGAGATGTTTCCCTGCCGCATACGGAATACTGTGTTGCTGTTTACTATATAATTGCTCCTTCGGAGGCCAGTTCCAATCTTGCCCGATATGATGGAGCTCTTTACGGATATAGAGATAACAAAAGTGAAACCTTGCTTGAAATGTACAAAAACAGCCGATCAGCAGGTTTCGGAGATGAGGTTAAAAGACGTATTTTAATAGGAACATATGCTCTTTCTTCCGGATATTATGACGCCTATTATAAAAAAGCTTCCCAAGTAAGAACGCTTATTTTAGAAGACTATAAAAATGTTTTTGATGAGTGTGATGTCATTCTTTCCCCGGTAACCCCCCTGCCGGCCTGGAAGATGGGAGAAAACAAAGATGATCCTCTTTCTGTTTACCTCTCGGACATAATGACAATTTCAGCAAACCTTGCAGGAATTCCTGGCATGTCTGTTCCCGGTGGTTTCACCCGGAAAGGGTTGCCTGTTGGAATTCAGCTCCAGGCAAATCATTTTATGGAGGAAAAGCTTTTTCAAACGGGCTCCTACCTGGAAAGAGAAGTTGATCTGAACAGACCGGAACTCGCCCTTTAG
- a CDS encoding HD domain-containing phosphohydrolase: MNRGPTKILVADDDAMVRTTVSKILEMFGHQVDTVIGGKEALEIVNSSYDVIILDINMPEMDGFETMDHLNKLGLDIPVLFLTGAGSMHYAVKAINLGAYDFLTKPIEDLDIFNVKIRRAIEKRMYVLKESRYRQSLEDDIQEKARQLEEQNKLLLTYSNSLENATVQLMSSLQNAMEEKDYYTAGHTIRVTEYALMLGLAMELSENEILILRRAAQFHDIGKLVIDLSCIQKPGKLTDEEWLLIRKHPSVGANIIKPLGFMKKEQFIIRHHHERFDGKGYPDGLCGDELDILTKIITVVDSYDAMTSRRNYRENKTMEEAVEELYRCSGTQFEPAIVEAFARSIVDFKLPENGFSEKSLDNLYEKKVVT, translated from the coding sequence ATGAACAGGGGTCCCACTAAAATACTTGTCGCTGATGATGATGCAATGGTGCGAACCACTGTATCAAAGATACTGGAGATGTTTGGTCACCAGGTGGATACGGTTATTGGTGGAAAGGAGGCTCTTGAAATAGTCAACAGTAGTTATGATGTTATAATTCTGGATATAAACATGCCGGAGATGGATGGTTTTGAAACCATGGATCATCTCAATAAGCTGGGGCTTGATATTCCTGTTCTTTTCCTGACCGGTGCCGGGTCCATGCATTATGCTGTCAAGGCAATCAATCTGGGTGCTTATGATTTTTTAACAAAACCAATTGAGGACCTGGATATCTTCAATGTGAAAATACGCAGGGCCATCGAAAAGAGAATGTATGTTCTTAAAGAGAGTAGATACAGGCAGTCTCTGGAAGATGATATTCAGGAAAAAGCCCGGCAGCTTGAAGAACAGAACAAACTTCTTCTCACTTACAGTAACAGTCTGGAGAACGCGACTGTACAGTTGATGAGCAGTCTCCAGAATGCCATGGAAGAAAAGGATTATTATACTGCCGGTCACACAATACGGGTTACTGAATATGCCCTTATGCTTGGCCTGGCCATGGAACTGTCAGAAAATGAAATACTTATCTTGCGACGTGCCGCACAGTTCCATGATATAGGCAAACTGGTTATTGATCTTTCATGTATTCAGAAACCGGGAAAACTGACGGATGAAGAGTGGCTATTGATCAGGAAGCACCCAAGTGTGGGAGCAAATATCATAAAACCTCTTGGCTTTATGAAAAAGGAACAGTTTATCATAAGGCACCACCATGAACGATTTGACGGTAAAGGTTATCCTGATGGTCTTTGTGGTGATGAGCTGGATATTTTGACCAAAATTATCACAGTTGTTGACAGCTATGATGCCATGACTTCCCGAAGAAATTACAGGGAAAATAAAACGATGGAAGAGGCTGTTGAAGAATTGTATCGTTGCAGTGGAACCCAGTTTGAACCGGCCATCGTGGAAGCTTTTGCCCGATCTATTGTGGATTTCAAGCTTCCGGAGAATGGTTTTTCTGAAAAATCCCTGGATAATCTTTATGAAAAGAAGGTTGTAACCTGA
- the hisC gene encoding histidinol-phosphate transaminase, whose amino-acid sequence MKLLIPENINQIKPYPPGKPQDELEREYGIKDSIKLASNENPWGPSPKVIRALRSELLNLNRYPDGSSYYLTQALAEKVGVDPEEIVLGNGSNEVIEFLVKAFVKEGDEVITSHPSFLMYQKFVQIRDGVNFVVPLKDLRHDLGVILEMISEKTRLIFIDNPNNPTGTVIKPVELYEFLSNVPESVIVVLDEAYVDFMEMKSRIDVYSLVRNSENRCPVVLLRTFSKAYGLSGLRVGYGIMDRKVATCLHKVRQPFNINRMAQAGALAALEDEEYYRQTLDNTRSGLNFLMENVNRLGCRGLESQTNFLMVDVMGDGDRLYEAMLFKGVIIRSMSSYGFSNYIRVTVGTEEENNRFIEALSFCLDELGYV is encoded by the coding sequence TTGAAACTTTTAATTCCTGAAAATATAAATCAGATAAAACCGTATCCACCAGGAAAACCACAGGACGAACTGGAACGTGAGTACGGTATAAAGGATTCAATAAAACTCGCATCCAATGAAAACCCATGGGGCCCGTCTCCAAAAGTTATCCGGGCCCTGCGTTCTGAGCTTCTGAACCTGAACAGGTATCCGGATGGTTCTTCCTATTATTTAACCCAGGCTCTCGCGGAAAAAGTGGGCGTTGACCCGGAAGAAATTGTTTTGGGAAACGGTTCCAATGAGGTTATTGAATTTTTGGTAAAGGCTTTTGTAAAGGAAGGGGATGAAGTGATTACAAGTCACCCTTCCTTTCTGATGTATCAGAAATTTGTTCAGATCCGGGATGGGGTTAATTTTGTTGTACCCTTAAAAGATCTACGTCATGATCTCGGTGTTATTCTTGAGATGATTTCTGAAAAAACAAGGTTGATCTTCATTGATAATCCCAACAATCCGACAGGAACTGTCATTAAACCGGTTGAGTTGTATGAGTTCTTAAGCAATGTTCCCGAATCGGTAATCGTTGTTCTTGATGAGGCCTATGTCGATTTTATGGAAATGAAGTCAAGAATAGACGTGTACTCCCTAGTCCGTAACAGTGAAAACAGGTGTCCGGTTGTTTTGCTGAGAACATTTTCCAAAGCATATGGCCTCTCCGGCCTGAGGGTCGGGTATGGTATTATGGACAGAAAAGTTGCCACATGTCTTCATAAGGTCCGACAACCTTTTAATATAAACAGAATGGCCCAGGCCGGGGCGCTGGCAGCTCTGGAAGATGAGGAGTATTACCGGCAAACCCTGGACAATACCAGGAGCGGATTAAACTTCCTTATGGAAAATGTCAATAGATTGGGGTGCAGGGGGCTTGAGTCGCAAACTAATTTTCTTATGGTGGATGTTATGGGAGATGGGGACAGGCTGTATGAAGCTATGTTGTTCAAAGGAGTTATCATCCGTTCCATGAGTTCCTACGGTTTTTCAAACTACATAAGGGTTACCGTGGGAACAGAGGAAGAAAATAATCGTTTCATTGAAGCTCTCTCCTTTTGCCTGGATGAACTCGGTTATGTCTGA
- the gatC gene encoding Asp-tRNA(Asn)/Glu-tRNA(Gln) amidotransferase subunit GatC — protein sequence MKKISKKEVEHIVHLARLTLDKGELEKVTVQLDTILSYVEKLDELETSDVEPTTHVFSVCNAFRDDVVSKSLPREKALVNAPRQDGESFHVPKII from the coding sequence ATGAAAAAAATATCAAAAAAAGAAGTTGAACATATCGTACATCTCGCCCGGCTGACCCTTGATAAAGGAGAATTGGAAAAAGTAACAGTTCAGCTTGATACTATTCTATCTTACGTGGAAAAACTGGATGAACTGGAAACATCGGATGTAGAACCGACCACACATGTTTTTTCGGTGTGTAATGCCTTCCGGGATGATGTTGTTTCAAAATCCCTTCCGAGAGAGAAGGCTCTGGTAAACGCACCCCGGCAGGATGGAGAAAGTTTTCATGTTCCAAAAATAATCTAA
- a CDS encoding OmpA family protein: MKNKPFTSLLLLFLLGSLVLFGAGCSKKTVVPPGVDGETGSTLSGGKDIHYPPAEDGEYSEQNLPAVGTLDDTNMEDTTVSGSNGAAETVAPEDQTMEYKQVHGRSSANLFPIYFDFDQAGIKPDMEDILIQNARYIQSIPGTTIIIEGNSDERGTNEYNLALGERRAINTRQFLINLGVDPVRIRTLSFGEEKPLFLEQNEESYRLNRRADFVVK, from the coding sequence ATGAAAAACAAACCATTCACATCTCTCTTACTTTTATTCCTTCTTGGTTCACTTGTTCTTTTCGGGGCTGGCTGCAGTAAAAAAACTGTGGTTCCTCCGGGGGTTGATGGAGAAACAGGTTCAACCCTGTCCGGCGGAAAAGACATACATTATCCTCCCGCCGAAGATGGAGAATATTCCGAACAGAATCTTCCTGCTGTAGGTACCCTGGATGACACCAATATGGAAGACACAACCGTTAGTGGATCCAATGGGGCTGCAGAAACTGTTGCCCCGGAAGATCAGACCATGGAATATAAACAGGTCCATGGCAGGTCCTCTGCTAACCTTTTCCCCATCTATTTTGACTTCGATCAGGCCGGAATAAAGCCGGATATGGAAGATATTCTGATTCAGAATGCCAGATATATCCAGTCAATTCCAGGGACAACAATTATTATCGAGGGAAATTCCGACGAAAGAGGAACAAATGAATACAACCTAGCCCTGGGAGAAAGACGAGCTATCAATACACGTCAATTTCTCATTAACCTCGGGGTAGATCCCGTAAGGATACGAACCCTGTCTTTTGGTGAAGAAAAACCGCTTTTTCTGGAACAGAATGAAGAAAGTTACAGGTTGAACAGACGGGCAGATTTTGTAGTGAAGTAA
- the cmk gene encoding (d)CMP kinase: MSEKQEIVTIDGPSGVGKSTVSKKIADALGFTYLDTGAMYRAVGLFIHRLGVDLEKENDIPTLLESLELYFIPPAEKGGDVGVLLNGENVSEVIRTPEVAMVASHVSAFPEIRKKLTEMQRILGERGKIVAEGRDMGTVVFPGARYKFFLDADPRERTRRRVVQLREQGVQVDEEELHAMTLERDKNDRERAIAPLKPAEDAVLLDTTSSGVEDVVEKILRIIKKKAGN; this comes from the coding sequence ATGTCTGAAAAACAGGAAATTGTCACCATTGACGGCCCTTCCGGTGTCGGAAAATCCACGGTCAGTAAAAAAATTGCAGATGCACTTGGTTTCACGTATCTCGATACTGGAGCCATGTACAGAGCTGTTGGCCTTTTTATACACCGACTTGGTGTTGACCTGGAAAAAGAAAACGATATCCCAACTCTCCTGGAGTCACTTGAGCTGTATTTTATACCACCTGCAGAAAAAGGTGGCGATGTTGGAGTTCTTCTTAATGGAGAAAATGTAAGCGAAGTTATTCGCACTCCCGAGGTCGCTATGGTTGCTTCACATGTTTCTGCCTTTCCCGAGATAAGAAAAAAACTGACAGAGATGCAGCGGATTCTGGGGGAAAGAGGAAAAATTGTGGCAGAGGGACGAGATATGGGAACAGTTGTTTTTCCAGGAGCACGATATAAATTTTTTCTGGATGCCGACCCAAGGGAAAGAACAAGGCGACGTGTTGTTCAGTTGAGAGAACAGGGCGTACAGGTTGATGAGGAAGAGCTTCACGCTATGACTCTGGAACGTGACAAAAATGACAGGGAAAGAGCAATAGCACCGCTTAAACCGGCGGAAGACGCAGTGTTGCTGGATACGACGTCTTCCGGGGTGGAGGATGTTGTTGAAAAAATTCTCCGGATAATAAAGAAAAAGGCCGGAAATTGA
- a CDS encoding THUMP domain-containing class I SAM-dependent RNA methyltransferase, whose amino-acid sequence MKKRENRNRKKSLTAICAVGLETLVEEEIRIFGGEKITCGRGILSWEGSLESAYRACLWSRFSSKILLHLHRIKATDEEELYRECMDIPWDSHLAVETTFAVECTLSGKGKITHSRYAALKVKDALVDFFRQKEGRRPSVEKNRPGVKIHIHIQNSVADVFIDLSGESLHRRGYRVSGALHLLRKPWLRPLSV is encoded by the coding sequence ATGAAAAAGAGAGAAAACAGGAACAGAAAAAAAAGCCTCACTGCCATCTGCGCCGTCGGTCTGGAAACTCTGGTTGAGGAGGAAATCCGTATATTCGGTGGTGAGAAAATCACCTGTGGCAGAGGAATTCTTTCCTGGGAAGGTTCGCTGGAGTCAGCTTACAGGGCTTGTCTCTGGTCCAGATTTTCATCAAAAATTCTGCTGCACCTGCACAGGATAAAAGCCACAGATGAAGAAGAGTTATACCGGGAGTGTATGGATATTCCCTGGGACAGTCACCTTGCAGTGGAAACCACTTTTGCGGTTGAATGTACCCTTTCCGGAAAAGGCAAAATTACCCACAGCAGATATGCTGCCTTGAAAGTGAAGGATGCGCTTGTTGATTTTTTTCGACAAAAAGAGGGTAGACGACCCTCAGTGGAAAAAAACAGGCCGGGAGTCAAAATTCATATTCACATCCAGAATTCAGTAGCAGACGTTTTCATAGATCTTTCCGGAGAAAGTCTCCACCGCCGGGGTTATCGGGTATCCGGGGCATTGCACCTCTTAAGGAAACCCTGGCTGCGGCCCTTGTCGGTTTAA